From a single Brassica napus cultivar Da-Ae chromosome C9, Da-Ae, whole genome shotgun sequence genomic region:
- the LOC125593028 gene encoding uncharacterized protein LOC125593028 isoform X2 produces MEEERHGQNLRATLSQQTAALQKLQIKIAQLEKRNQAQGQRPQQGKTRFGDVPGAIYVDPKPPDPSKINQTPTSKTHNNHVVNPRFDYNSFADKIELFKFSGKRGYLRWERNLDEWFHYTNIQKKERLFYAIDQLKDDAFKWWVQEEDDRWFYKEPTIKTWRALKEVMRYEFAPDFTSSEIQELYPRRYPTHGSKEAKRMVPQQSHRSLIHQDQIRPNKRSTVLYDQYQPYEVPKAMEKKNFVSQDTLARHKEKSDKPIFQEKAKVSPILDKCVYKSSPTGMSHLSLSKDVNTGPEVQEDTISTSLLRSKVVHDLIPRDKEILNPKKEGPSNQLSCNRS; encoded by the exons ATGGAGGAGGAGAGACACGGCCAAAACCTAAGGGCCACCTTGAGCCAACAGACCGCAGCTCTACAAAAGCTCCAAATTAAGATTGCTCAATTGGAGAAAAGAAATCAGGCACAAGGCCAACGACCACAGCAAGGAAAAACAAGATTTGGAGATGTACCAGGGGCTATATATGTCGAtcccaagccaccagatccttcaaaGATCAATCAAACTCCAACTTCTAAAACCCACAACAATCATGTTGTTAATCCTCGGTTTGATTATAATTCTTTTGCTGATAAAATTGAACTCtttaaattttcaggaaaaagaggtTATCTTAGATGGGAAAGAAACCTTGATGAGTGGTTTCACTACACCAACATCCAGAAAAAGGAGAGGTTGTTTTATGCCATTGATCAACTAAAAGATGATGCCTTTAAATGGTgggtacaagaagaagatgataggtGGTTTTACAAGGAGCCAACTATCAAAACATGGAGAGCTCTTAAGGAAGTCATGAGATATGAGTTTGCACCAGATTTTACAAGTTCTGAAATCCAGGAACTTTATCCAAGGAGGTATCCAACTCATGGTTCCAAAGAGGCAAAGAGAATGGTGCCACAACAAAGCCATAGAAGCTTAATCCACCAAGACCAGATTCGGCCAAACAAGAGGTCCACGGTTTTATATGATCAATACCAGCCTTATGAGGTCCCAAAGGCCATGGAGAAGAAGAACTTTGTCAGCCAAGACACATTGGCCAGacacaaagaaaaatcagacaaaccgatttttcaagaaaaggccaaggtaagtcctatacttgataaatgtgtttataaatcatctcccactggtatgagtcacttgtctttgtccaaggaTGTTAATACAGGTCCTGAGGTCCAGGAAGACACGATCTCCACATCCTTGTTGAGATCAAAAGTTGTCCATGATTTAATTCCAAGAGACAAGGAGATTTTAAACCCAAAGAAAGAAGGGCCATCAAACCAat TGTCTTGTAACAGGTCTTGA
- the LOC125593028 gene encoding uncharacterized protein LOC125593028 isoform X1: MIQDTKQSIFLKEAKPIIKVSHQGKCLTPPRDTITDVCVIDIGSKSESYMLTEVPRKEPNHKLSHEPPHKWKPKIELSVVQMPRLKVSFSDLKTSKTLDYTGIMHLSLPKSFDPGIRQEVVHNNQGQKLQRRQQTKTSCPKKKIILQLVEAIKVSLEISNYFYQCPNTDIMHLLFVQKVENFSGCKEESFKEIPPNNLLLLGESTLRETRNEATKTLKGHPLQKRCNVQNHRRGVVLSYLSKEEPPDAQSIPKPKQYQGKTLESQKSMKADLLYLGAGYPVSRSNLCQGGGYDAVIRSATEPEVNPKPYSTSQGANQDIRALKKPYITNQEGLNHESNFYGFYTQEGVQANWNWANIFMEQEVMNFTIQRFLNPSICEYPTLEEDSSSIKE, translated from the coding sequence ATGATTCAAGACACCAAGCAGTCGATCTTccttaaagaagcaaaaccgaTCATAAAAGTATCCCACCAAGGTAAGTGTCTAACACCACCTAGAGATACTATCACTGACGTGTGTGTTATTGATATAGGGAGTAAAAGTGAAAGCTATATGCTTACTGAAGTTCCAAGGAAGGAACCAAACCATAAGCTCAGCCATGAACCACCTCACAAGTGGAAGCCTAAAATTGAACTAAGTGTTGTTCAAATGCCAAGGCTTAAGGTAAGTTTCTCTGATCTTAAAACGTCTAAGACACTTGATTATACAGgtataatgcacttgtctttgccaAAAAGTTTTGATCCAGGAATAAGACAAGAAGTAGTTCATAACAACCAAGGTCAAAAGTTGCAAAGAAGGcagcaaacaaaaacaagttgtccaaagaagaaaatcattCTTCAACTTGTGGAAGCTATCAAAGTAAGTCTggaaatttcaaattatttttatcagtgTCCAAACACAGATATAATGCACTTGCTTTTTGTCCAGAAAGTTGAGAATTTTTCAggttgcaaagaagaaagcttcaaagaaatccCACCGAATAATCTTTTGTTGCTAGGAGAATCAACTCTAAGGGAGACCAGAAACGAGGCCACCAAAACTTTGAAGGGCCATCCACTCCAGAAGAGATGCAATGTCCAAAACCATAGAAGAGGCGTGGTCCTTTCATATCTGTCCAAAGAAGAACCACCTGATGCACAATCCATCCCCAAACCGAAACAATATCAAGGTAAGAccttagaatctcaaaagagtatgaaagctgacttgctctatcttggtgcaggttaTCCAGTTTCGAGGTCGAACCTTTGTCAAGGGGGAGGGTATGATGcggtcatcagatcagcaactgaaccagaggtcaacccaaagccctactcaaccagccaaggcgccaaccaggatatacgtgcactaaaaaaaCCATATATTACAAatcaggagggtttaaatcacgagtctaatttttatggattctacactcaagaaggagtccaggccaattggaattgggccaatATATTCatggagcaagaagttatgaattttacaattcagaggtttctcaacccgtccatctgcgagtacccgactttagaagaagattcaagcTCAATTAAGGAGTGA